The proteins below come from a single Pleuronectes platessa chromosome 1, fPlePla1.1, whole genome shotgun sequence genomic window:
- the map1aa gene encoding microtubule-associated protein 1A, whose translation MVLAPDAVVMEMEEGSVSTVTMEIPVAAAAASAERAECVQHHGQHHASSSSSSSAPQHQDQLSSSLCQRLLQYHSDVLQTLVLVNPSEDAAVSEIRSLITDPSGSKLFILSGQSSEQGGDLLLQSGAFTWKHFSDIISNPQVREVLSASEQPARLTVSCQGDGGWSSLGQSQEQQPIQNLLEYRLNPEPHLPDMDGVTEFTEYVSETVDVPSPFDLLEPPTSGGFLKLSKPCCYIFPGGRGDSALFAVNGFNVLVDGGSERKSCFWKLVRHLDRIDSVLLTHIGADNLAGVNGLFQRKIAEQEEERNQGSGSSSNGDWVKNLISPELGIVFFNVPEKLRMPESTLKVKRSIEEASLTLQYLNKLGITPEPLHRVVSNTIEPITLFHKLGVGKLDMYVLNPVKESKEMQFLMQKWAGNSKAKTGITMPNGKEGEISVPYLTSVTALIVWIPHHPSEKIVRVLFPGNAPQNKIFEGLEKLKHLDYLRYPVATQKDISSGAAPPVLKQTKIRSRADSKESLKSSPKPHSKAAKKDASGQEEESKSDITKENKVEKKEEKKLKSLKATKQQKNIAVAPAADKKEKKKISKDKTTKNEKVSKMDEKKDKEKKEIKKEKREIKKDENIRKEEKKESKVKEEKKKDPSKPELRKITKPDLKPFTPEVRKTLHKAKTQAKPKTDKNKAVKDAANERRPVPKNVPEEVAAAALADRSIVSSPEDLTEDFEALKQQEQSKTEPIQNDVMSEHPLFTDTKVDEKVKSPAPGIKSFSPKSPVSPGEDRNKGTSEEVKKYEEEKMEKYDKYPMKDDMKDRSKKSDSSEEEDDVIEKAEHEGTEDDEVLKYKTEKAKNEKPGKEWETTAAEQTGQTAAASASELFSFIHDETIPGCSETEQTISDEEIHEEPEDRIPQLRYDVGSYDISVPDVPGSFDSIHGIKEMKSSSLSDVKPRAFMGGQVPELAPYPAFIAAPLAEEEHISSATSITEYDKLSSFATSVAEDQSIASVTAPQTEDAGRTSLLLDTINSIPSRAEAAQGKDYLHSAGTISPTSSLEDDKCFKSPSSDEYQPNIPELEGDAKIKSVHEEEDDEEDEDEDQTPNVDIPLGKLHEGYEHAASKMLQEKEKSPSAIFSPPPFTTTQYSPTQAVRDHQALYSTEGFKADVKPISPPSSFSPGLESHSRQESEERCLSPDDSTMRLASPTQSVPTSSGYSPTEDKPFRTEDKEEDVTNVKTDKSVSISDNTSFIGVTGDKTGFEASEESDEDNDDEEDYYAKKDLQPAVKAKLMEAKEGRFLDDDFSLEAKSAGTEPEVQTSVKTEVSLSSQVKPSPQVVYSKDEDQDEKEEDLVSGPGSKPLSPDQSEEDSETDISSEPEKNVHFSLSNFPEKESKEKALYIRQDTPYVHGKTFSYSDFYDSKTSSVDSDSYRQESLDKMEKDAARGGAAPPSPLTSTVNMVEKESTASYGKESSAPSWLDCKSTSEKEKQTVEYNTGARFPSVADQSEAVSSSSSSEKDSFKSPAETTKPQTHSSLQDFNVGRPGSTSFGEKGACLEVDMRKLTARDEEDYDDDVVDEDDEEEEDEEDEEDEDAIDSDVEKGAKEKSEKEAKSPISEMFGCNRPEFMVSMAGYGYNSQGKPSAAGSSSSSEDGDKAESSSFSGKPSDRGSAGFYSSGFEYGGGEKDSLLSGQVTEGDKEDFILKSTEEHYYQRDTTDPDFEKQKTPDLLSKRSLDTSFQYTTTAAPGYSSSSAYSYSSSTSGSLSTSRQFGEELETPASAEPLFEYSSFKDDHSPVSAGAKDDYLEVSEKQTTAEFTSSLARFSPLSPFEDIKPFHTLSSTGFAEEKKEHTTPLGGTMDKAPQSDCFYKPEWSEGSKLEPAGGFGASAAPFSQQELSKNKEAASAALFGVTSSPRPDKEGKHYFEETDSSEEEDEEAYIREMTLRSPSSGLTGSLSFPDKSVAPAAANKTVGELPDVLGSYMASPLQASRPDTANAPPEVTTGSTLPPASVAAPGTVRVESREAGYRSSYEWELPKPQMGMVPGDSPPHHRHDEEFEEECEMEPEHPARPLSLSSTAQPFHSPFYSEESSRGGQDDDSDQDSAGEAPMGATSSYTSRTSPGYSSSEYKQRKEDLSPSFINPSMRRLPSHEGEEEEEGKSDQSQEGNDHDLSVKRRAHKQPHHHQAGDLSSGLGLATEDTPPTSVSESLGSQSDSEGPPGPEEHPSAPGEGNMDSDEDADYMPIDKLSASGGGSHQSTRRSHDPPPAPIMDPYPHPPHPDVCMVDPDSLDNGSVKKEPKAKGLKKSSSKTKSASPAQRKRSPLPGKQPASPRRASLKKKEADKSSHMSRLSDGQGSKDEDLSRSSFNPGKGQSNGVKTSSGSQKSSSAAAAGLPIYVDLAYIPNHCSAKNVDQEFFKRVRSAYYVVSGNDPASGEPGRGVLDALLEGKAQWGSNLQVTLIPTHDTEVTRDWYQQTHERQQELNIMVLASSSTVVMQDESFPACKIEF comes from the exons cctcctcctcctcctcctcctcagccccgCAGCATCAGGACCAGCTgagctcctccctct gcCAGCGGCTGCTCCAGTATCACAGTGACGTGCTGCAGACCCTGGTGTTGGTGAATCCGTCTGAAGACGCTGCTGTGTCAGAG ATCCGCTCTCTGATCACGGACCCGTCCGGGAGTAAGTTGTTTATCCTCAGTGGGCAGAGCTCGGAGCAGGGAGGTGACCTCCTCCTGCAAAGTGGAGCCTTCACCTGGAAACACTTCTCCGACATCATCTCCAACCCTCAA GTGAGAGAAGTCCTGTCGGCGTCCGAGCAGCCGGCCAGGCTTACTGTTTCCTGTCAGGGAGACGGGGGCTGGAGCTCCCTGGGCCAGAGCCAGGAGCAGCAGCCGATCCAAAACCTTCTGGAATACCGACTGAACCCCGAACCCCACCTCCCCGACATGGACGGAGTCACAGAGTTCACCGAGTATGTCTCAGAGACGGTGGACGTCCCCTCACCCTTCGACCTTCTGGAGCCCCCGACCTCTGGTGGTTTTTTAAAGCTGTCCAAACCCTGCTGCTACATCTTCCCTGGAGGCAGAGGAGACTCCGCTTTGTTTGCCGTCAATGGATTCAATGTCCTGGTGGATGGAGGGTCTGAGCGGAAGTCCTGCTTTTGGAAGTTGGTTCGCCACCTTGACAGGATCGACTCTGTGCTGCTCACCCACATCGGTGCAGACAACCTCGCTGGGGTTAACGGTTTGTTCCAGAGAAAGATCgctgagcaggaagaggagcggAACCAAGGATCCGGCTCCAGCAGCAACGGAGACTGGGTGAAGAACCTGATCTCTCCAGAACTCGGAATCGTGTTTTTCAACGTCCCAGAGAAGCTGCGGATGCCGGAGTCCACGCTGAAGGTGAAGCGAAGCATTGAAGAAGCCTCGCTTACACTGCAGTACCTCAACAAGCTCGGCATCACCCCAGAGCCCCTGCACAGGGTGGTGAGCAACACCATTGAACCCATCACACTGTTCCACAAACTCGGAGTGGGAAAGTTAGACATGTACGTCTTGAACCCGGTCAAAGAAAGCAAAGAGATGCAGTTTCTGATGCAGAAGTGGGCTGGAAACAGCAAAGCCAAGACGGGGATCACGATGCCCAATGGGAAAGAAGGGGAGATATCTGTTCCCTATTTGACATCAGTGACCGCTCTCATTGTTTGGATCCCTCACCATCCATCAGAAAAGATAGTCAGGGTGCTGTTCCCAGGAAATGCACCCCAGAATAAAATCTTCGAGGGCCTTGAGAAACTGAAACACCTGGACTACCTGCGATACCCAGTGGCGACTCAGAAAGACATTTCATCAGGGGCAGCCCCTCCCGTCCTCAAACAGACCAAGATCCGGTCCAGAGCGGACAGCAAAGAGAGTCTCAAGTCTTCACCCAAACCACATTCTAAGGCTGCGAAGAAAGACGCCAGcgggcaggaggaggagtccaAAAGTGACATCACCAAAGAAAACAAggtggaaaagaaagaagagaaaaaactcaAAAGTCTCAAAGCCACCAAACAACAGAAGAACATTGCAGTGGCTCCTGCAGCcgacaagaaagagaagaagaaaatatccAAGGACAAAACCACCAAGAATGAGAAAGTGTCCAAGAtggatgaaaagaaagacaaagagaagaaagagattaAAAAAGAGAAGCGGGAGATAAAGAAGGatgaaaatataagaaaagaagagaaaaaagaaagtaaagtcaaagaagagaaaaagaaagacccGAGTAAACCAGAGCTGAGAAAAATCACCAAACCAGACCTGAAGCCGTTCACCCCAGAAGTGAGAAAAACTCTGCACAAAGCCAAGACTCAGGCCAAACCGAAGACAGACAAGAACAAGGCGGTCAAGGACGCAGCCAATGAGAGAAGACCGGTTCCAAAGAACGTCCCTGAAGAGGTGGCAGCAGCTGCTCTGGCCGACAGGTCCATCGTCTCCTCCCCTGAGGACCTGACTGAGGACTTTGAAGCCCTCAAACAACAGGAGCAGTCCAAGACCGAGCCCATCCAGAACGATGTGATGTCTGAGCATCCTCTGTTCACAGATACTAAAGTGGATGAGAAGGTCAAGTCACCAGCTCCTGGGATCAAATCGTTCTCACCCAAATCCCCAGTGAGTCCGGGAGAAGACAGGAACAAAGGCACTtcggaggaggtgaagaagtatgaagaggagaagatggagaaataTGACAAATATCCTATGAAGGACGACATGAAGGACAGATCAAAGAAGAGTGAcagctcagaggaggaggacgatgtGATAGAAAAAGCAGAACATGAAGGAACAGAAGATGATGAGGTCCTTAAATATAAAACTGAGAAGGCGAAAAATGAAAAACCCGGAAAGGAGTGGGAGACGACAGCAGCTGAACAAACCGGGCAAACTGCAGCAGCCTCGGCCTCCGAGCTGTTCTCCTTCATTCATGACGAGACGATTCCCGGTTGCTCCGAGACTGAGCAGACCATCTCTGACGAGGAGATCCACGAGGAGCCGGAGGACAGGATCCCTCAGCTGCGCTATGACGTGGGCTCCTATGACATCTCCGTCCCTGACGTCCCCGGCAGCTTCGACTCCATACACGGAATCAAAGAGATGAAGAGCTCCAGTCTGTCTGATGTCAAACCCAGAGCGTTCATGGGCGGTCAAGTGCCCGAACTTGCACCTTACCCAGCATTCATTGCTGCTCCTCTGGCAGAGGAAGAACACATCTCCTCAGCAACATCCATCACAGAATATGACAAACTGTCATCTTTCGCCACATCTGTGGCTGAGGACCAGTCAATAGCTTCTGTCACAGCTCCTCAGACGGAGGACGCTGGGAGGACCTCCCTCCTGCTGGACACCATCAACAGCATCCCCTCACGTGCAGAGGCCGCCCAGGGGAAAGACTATCTCCACTCAGCAGGAACCATCTCCCCCACCTCTTCGCTGGAGGACGACAAGTGCTTTAAGTCTCCTTCCTCTGATGAGTACCAGCCCAACATCCCTGAGCTGGAGGGTGATGCAAAGATCAAATCAGTCCacgaggaagaggatgatgaggaggacgaggacgaggaccaGACTCCGAATGTTGACATCCCTCTCGGTAAACTCCATGAGGGCTACGAACATGCAGCATCAAAGATGctccaggagaaggagaagtctccctctgccattttctctcctcctcccttcactACTACGCAGTACTCCCCCACACAGGCTGTCAGAGATCACCAGGCTCTCTACAGCACAGAGGGATTCAAGGCTGATGTTAAGCCTATttcacctccttcctctttctcccctgGGTTGGAGTCTCACTCCAGgcaggagagtgaggagagatGTCTGAGTCCAGACGACAGCACTATGAGACTGGCCTCACCCACTCAGTCTGTGCCCACAAGCAGCGGCTACTCTCCAACAGAGGACAAACCCTTTAGGacagaggacaaggaggaggacGTGACCAATGTTAAAACAGATAAATCCGTCTCCATTTCAGACAACACCTCCTTTATCGGTGTAACCGGTGACAAGACAGGATTTGAAGCATCTGAAGAATCTGATGAAgacaatgatgatgaagaagactATTACGCCAAAAAGGATCTACAGCCCGCTGTTAAGGCAAAACTTATGGAAGCAAAAGAAGGACGCTTTCTGGACGACGACTTCTCCCTAGAGGCAAAGTCTGCAGGGACAGAACCAGAAGTCCAGACCTCGGTGAAGACGGAGGTTTCCCTCAGCTCACAGGTGAAACCGAGCCCTCAGGTGGTCTACTCAAAAGACGAAGATCAagatgagaaagaggaggattTGGTAAGTGGGCCAGGATCAAAGCCCTTATCACCAGATCAAAGTGAAGAAGACTCTGAAACCGATATTTCTTCAGAGCCTGAGAAAAACGTTCATTTCAGTCTTTCTAATTTCCCAGAGAAGGAGAGCAAAGAAAAGGCCTTGTACATTAGACAGGACACACCCTATGTCCATGGGAAGACATTCTCTTACAGTGACTTTTATGACAGCAAAACAAGCTCTGTGGACTCGGATTCATATCGTCAGGAGTCGTTAGACAAGATGGAGAAGGACGCTGCCAGGGGCGGAGcggcccccccctcccctctgacGTCCACAGTAAACATGGTCGAGAAAGAATCTACGGCGTCTTATGGAAAAGAGTCGTCCGCTCCATCGTGGCTCGACTGCAAGAGCActtctgaaaaagaaaagcagacggTGGAATACAACACAGGCGCCAGGTTTCCTTCAGTGGCAGATCAATCTGAagccgtctcctcttcttcatcgtcAGAAAAAGATTCTTTTAAAAGCCCGGCCGAGACCACGAAGCCCCAGACCCACTCCTCACTGCAGGACTTCAACGTTGGCAGACCTGGTTCCACAAGCTTCGGGGAGAAAGGAGCATGTTTGGAGGTTGATATGCGAAAACTAACAGCAAGAGATGAGGAGGACTATGATGATGATGTagtggatgaagatgatgaggaggaggaagacgaagaagacgaggaggatgaagatgcaATTGATTCTGATGTGGAGAAAGGCGCCAAAGAGAAATCTGAGAAGGAAGCGAAAAGTCCCATCAGTGAAATGTTTGGCTGCAATCGGCCTGAGTTCATGGTTTCCATGGCTGGATACGGTTACAACAGTCAGGGGAAGCCGAGTGCGGCAGGAAGCAGCTCCAGCTCGGAGGACGGAGACAAAGCTGAGTCCTCGTCCTTCAGTGGGAAACCATCGGATCGAGGCTCTGCAGGTTTCTACTCCTCAGGGTTTGAATATGGAGGTGGTGAGAAAGACTCCTTGTTATCAGGTCAGGTGACAGAAGGAGATAAAGAGGATTTCATTCTGAAATCAACAGAGGAACATTATTACCAGAGGGACACCACTGATCCGGATTTTGAGAAACAGAAGACTCCAGACCTTCTGAGCAAGAGGTCACTGGACACAAGCTTTCAATACACGACGACAGCTGCCCCTGggtactcctcctcttcagcctACAGctactcctcctccacctccggcTCACTCTCCACCAGCCGTCAGTtcggggaggagctggagacgcCTGCTTCAGCAGAGCCGCTGTTCGAGTACTCGTCCTTTAAAGATGACCACTCGCCGGTCTCTGCTGGGGCCAAAGACGACTACCTGGAAGTGTCTGAGAAACAAACCACGGCTGAGTTCACCTCCAGCTTAGCTCGGTTCTCCCCCCTCAGCCCGTTCGAGGACATCAAACCTTTCCACACACTCTCGTCCACTGGCTTTGCTGAGGAAAAGAAGGAGCACACGACCCCATTGGGTGGCACTATGGACAAAGCTCCTCAATCTGACTGTTTCTATAAACCTGAATGGTCTGAAGGGTCCAAGCTGGAACCAGCTGGTGGGTTCGGGGCCTCAGCAGCGCCGTTCTCTCAACAGGAGCTCTCCAAGAACAAAGAGGCAGCGAGTGCTGCTCTGTTCGGGGTCACTTCCTCTCCACGCCCAGACAAGGAGGGCAAACATTACTTTGAGGAGACGGACAGCAGTgaagaagaggacgaggaggctTACATCCGTGAGATGACTCTGAGGTCTCCCTCTAGTGGCCTGACCGGTAGTCTCTCATTTCCTGACAAGTCTGTTGCTCCAGCTGCTGCTAATAAGACAGTTGGTGAACTCCCTGATGTTCTTGGCTCCTACATGGCTTCACCTCTCCAGGCAAGCAGACCAGACACAGCCAACGCCCCCCCCGAGGTCACCACAGGCTCCACCCTTCCGCCAGCCAGCGTTGCAGCTCCAGGCACGGTCAGGGTGGAGTCCAGGGAGGCCGGTTACAGGAGCTCCTATGAGTGGGAGCTGCCTAAGCCCCAGATGGGGATGGTCCCTGGAGACTCTCCTCCCCATCATCGTCATGATGAAGAGTTTGAAGAGGAGTGTGAGATGGAGCCGGAGCACCCGGCCcgcccactctccctctcttcaaccGCCCAGCCCTTCCACTCACCTTTCTACTCCGAGGAGAGCAGCCGAGGAGGCCAGGACGACGACAGCGATCAGGACTCTGCAGGTGAGGCCCCGATGGGAGCCACCTCCTCCTACACTAGCCGTACCTCACCGGGGTATTCCTCCTCCGAGTACAAGCAGCGCAAAGAGgacctctctccttccttcatcaaCCCCAGTATGAGACGGTTACCCAGCCAtgagggcgaggaggaggaagaaggtaAAAGCGACCAATCCCAGGAGGGCAATGACCATGACCTGTCAGTCAAGAGACGGGCTCACAAACAGCCCCATCATCACCAGGCCGGTGACCTGTCCTCGGGACTGGGTCTGGCCACAGAGGACACACCGCCCACCTCCGTCAGCGAGTCTCTGGGTTCTCAGTCCGACTCTGAAGGGCCTCCAGGCCCCGAGGAACACCCCTCAGCCCCTGGTGAGGGCAACATGGACTCAGACGAGGACGCAGACTACATGCCCATCGATAAACTGTCTGCCAGCGGAGGAGGCAGCCATCAGTCCACCAGGAGGAGCCACGACCCTCCTCCTGCACCCATCATGGACCCttacccccaccccccacacccaGACGTCTGCATGGTGGATCCTGACTCTTTGGATAATGGCTCAGTCAAGAAAGAGCCAAAAGCAAAGGGATTGAAGAAATCCTCCTCGAAAACCAAAtcagcttctccagctcagCGCAAGAGGTCCCCGCTGCCGGGGAAGCAGCCGGCGTCTCCTCGCAGGGCGTcgctgaagaagaaggaggcggACAAGAGCTCACACATGTCTCGTCTGTCCGATGGACAAGGCTCCAAAGACGAGGACCTTTCTCGGTCCAGCTTCAACCCTGGCAAAGGGCAAAGTAACGGTGTCAAGACCAGCTCAG GTTCCCAGAAGTCCAGCTCCGCGGCCGCTGCCGGACTTCCCATTTACGTGGACTTGGCCTACATTCCCAATCACTGTAGCGCCAAGAACGTGGACCAAGAGTTTTTCAAACGCGTTCGCTCTGCGTACTACGTGGTGAGCGGGAACGACCCGGCCAGCGGGGAACCGGGCCGAGGGGTTCTGGACGCACTGCTGGAAGGAAAAGCTCAGTGGGGATCGAACCTACAG GTGACGCTGATCCCGACCCACGACACGGAGGTGACGCGGGACTGGTACCAGCAGACGCACGAGAGGCAGCAGGAGCTGAACATCATGGTCCTGGCCTCCAGCAGCACCGTGGTCATGCAGGACGAATCCTTCCCTGCCTGCAAGATCGAGTTTTAA